One Sandaracinaceae bacterium DNA window includes the following coding sequences:
- a CDS encoding MFS transporter: protein MAEVKRPLMRGMAEDFRELLGAPRDLWIIYAVKLLESISYFAVLAILILYLHDDLRFSDEMSGLIFGTWGTVVSLLTFLAGFVADAMGQRKALIIAALTAVIGRAMLLGSEVAVLPLTGLIISAWAVASMKPVMTAAIKTHAPAKIRAFAYSIFYVVMNLGAFIANHVVSWLRISLLGRVIRPGEVIDGVGPAPEAARSALTESLIEQFPPEKVVVHSDEAVRAFGRMVTGGRDFEYWTSGDVDLIRAAAEAEALGRELPAAPFGLSGYEMIFAVAAGLAVISLLLLRTLREEKKPALPGGGTGARAVLNQAAKIGVGLFQEKTFWAYLLFICVLVLVRAIFVHAHSTWPTYMIREFGRDTPQAAYWSLNPLLIIFITPVIGSMTSRLSAWSVIMTGSFITAASVLCMVVQHPLEGLAETTLSPLFGDWLDYRVAGPILFIIVLSFGEALWSPRLYEYVAVMAPPGREASYMGLTQLPMFAAKPLVGVMSGFLIAAYSPESGARNTELMWTIIFATTLAGPLIALLFAGVIRAAEKERLAQSSG, encoded by the coding sequence ATGGCCGAAGTGAAGCGCCCCCTCATGCGCGGGATGGCCGAGGACTTCCGCGAGCTGCTCGGCGCGCCGCGTGACCTCTGGATCATCTACGCGGTGAAGCTCCTCGAGAGCATCTCGTACTTCGCGGTCCTCGCGATCCTGATCCTCTACCTCCACGACGACCTGCGCTTCTCGGACGAGATGAGCGGGCTCATCTTCGGCACGTGGGGCACGGTCGTCTCGCTCCTGACCTTCCTCGCCGGCTTCGTCGCCGACGCGATGGGCCAGCGGAAGGCGCTCATCATCGCCGCGCTGACCGCGGTGATCGGCCGCGCGATGCTGCTCGGCTCCGAGGTCGCGGTCCTCCCTCTCACCGGGCTCATCATCAGCGCGTGGGCGGTCGCCTCGATGAAGCCGGTGATGACCGCCGCCATCAAGACGCACGCGCCGGCGAAGATCCGCGCGTTCGCCTACTCGATCTTCTACGTCGTGATGAACCTCGGCGCGTTCATCGCCAACCACGTGGTGAGCTGGCTCCGCATCTCGCTCCTCGGCCGCGTGATCCGCCCAGGCGAGGTGATCGACGGCGTCGGCCCCGCCCCCGAGGCCGCCCGCTCCGCGCTCACCGAGTCGCTCATCGAGCAGTTCCCGCCCGAGAAGGTCGTCGTGCACAGCGACGAGGCGGTGCGCGCGTTCGGCCGCATGGTCACGGGCGGGCGCGACTTCGAGTACTGGACGAGCGGCGACGTGGATCTGATCCGCGCCGCGGCCGAAGCCGAGGCGCTCGGGCGCGAGCTGCCCGCGGCCCCCTTCGGTCTGAGCGGCTACGAGATGATCTTCGCCGTCGCGGCCGGACTGGCCGTGATCTCCCTGCTGCTCCTCCGCACCCTCCGCGAGGAGAAGAAGCCCGCGCTCCCCGGCGGCGGGACGGGCGCCCGCGCGGTGCTCAACCAGGCGGCGAAGATCGGCGTGGGCCTCTTCCAGGAGAAGACCTTCTGGGCCTACCTGCTGTTCATCTGCGTGCTCGTCCTCGTCCGCGCCATCTTCGTGCACGCGCACTCCACGTGGCCGACATACATGATCCGCGAGTTCGGCCGCGACACGCCGCAGGCCGCCTATTGGTCCCTCAACCCCCTGCTCATCATCTTCATCACGCCCGTGATCGGCTCGATGACGAGCCGACTCAGCGCGTGGTCGGTCATCATGACCGGCTCCTTCATCACCGCGGCGTCGGTGCTGTGCATGGTCGTGCAGCACCCGCTCGAGGGCCTCGCCGAGACGACGCTCTCCCCGCTCTTCGGCGACTGGCTCGACTACCGCGTCGCCGGGCCCATCCTGTTCATCATCGTCCTCAGCTTCGGCGAGGCGCTCTGGTCCCCACGGCTCTACGAGTACGTCGCCGTCATGGCGCCCCCGGGCCGCGAGGCGAGCTACATGGGCCTCACCCAGCTGCCCATGTTCGCGGCCAAGCCGCTCGTCGGCGTCATGAGCGGGTTCTTGATCGCGGCGTACTCCCCCGAGTCCGGCGCCCGCAACACCGAGCTGATGTGGACGATCATCTTCGCCACCACCCTCGCCGGCCCCCTCATCGCGCTGCTCTTCGCGGGGGTGATCCGCGCGGCCGAGAAGGAGCGCCTCGCGCAGTCCTCCGGCTGA
- a CDS encoding alpha/beta hydrolase-fold protein, whose product MGSFIRTGLALALLTACGADGFERRLAYDTLPSSAMNGRAMRYAVYTPPGYVRGERLPLVVFLHGGGDDEASFDRHGLSARLDAATREGRIPRVLVVMPQGELGFWANWYDGSAGYEDWVMEEVVPRVAFDYETLPCPEWCHVMGVSMGGSGTIRFALHHDWASATMISAPVLDTDQMINLARNPLFQPMIPMDRIFGPTHGPEARERVRGDDPFLRWADADDLDGMRLMVAWGDQDRGPIVDTSRRFVAHLEANDVPHERLEYDGNHSWVSWGPVIEEALHRMVTPSPWAADAPPPSAPSRIAGSTAR is encoded by the coding sequence GTGGGGAGCTTCATCCGAACCGGGCTCGCGCTCGCGCTGCTGACCGCCTGCGGCGCCGACGGCTTCGAGCGGCGCCTCGCCTACGACACCCTGCCGAGCTCCGCCATGAACGGTCGCGCGATGCGCTACGCCGTCTACACCCCGCCCGGCTACGTGCGCGGCGAGCGCCTCCCGCTGGTGGTCTTCCTCCACGGGGGCGGCGACGACGAGGCGAGCTTCGACCGACACGGCCTCAGCGCTCGGCTCGACGCGGCCACACGCGAAGGCCGCATTCCCCGCGTGCTCGTCGTCATGCCCCAGGGCGAGCTCGGCTTCTGGGCCAACTGGTACGACGGCTCCGCCGGCTACGAGGACTGGGTGATGGAGGAGGTCGTGCCGCGCGTGGCCTTCGACTACGAGACCCTCCCCTGCCCCGAGTGGTGCCACGTGATGGGCGTCTCCATGGGGGGCTCCGGCACCATCCGCTTCGCCCTCCACCACGACTGGGCGAGCGCGACCATGATCAGCGCGCCGGTGCTCGACACCGACCAGATGATCAACCTCGCGCGCAACCCGCTGTTCCAGCCGATGATCCCGATGGACCGCATCTTCGGCCCCACCCACGGCCCCGAGGCTCGCGAGCGCGTGCGCGGCGACGATCCGTTCCTCCGCTGGGCCGACGCCGACGACCTCGACGGCATGCGCCTCATGGTCGCGTGGGGCGATCAGGACCGCGGCCCCATCGTCGACACCTCGCGCCGCTTCGTCGCGCACCTCGAGGCCAACGACGTCCCCCACGAGCGCCTCGAATACGACGGCAACCACTCGTGGGTCAGCTGGGGCCCCGTCATCGAGGAGGCCCTCCACCGCATGGTCACGCCCTCCCCTTGGGCCGCCGACGCCCCTCCGCCCTCGGCCCCGAGCCGCATCGCCGGCTCCACCGCACGCTGA
- a CDS encoding S41 family peptidase, with the protein MRSTLVLAQVLAFALAACGPQRPPLTPETRAAYHDLRVAPERCREPAAEVTRAQAVRDLNVLERVLTRGYAGYGLHSPERVRDAMGDARGSLPDSPLSPSAFREHLFRHIAFLDDNHVGLWFYDDEGRHFRATSRHRQAYLADARFERTPGGFLDSEGRQLVACGDQAPEAILRPVAAPPSVAWAPILLSPERVHALSCTVTRSEREEEVVYPARRLGLGRSGGPPFERADAPFPWLRVRTLAYSRRGALEAFVQSAEQVRDAPVVVLDLRRAGGGSDRFLVRWFSRLTSRELSYWAVEDLRSEVTLQGALNFWGCVRSFSGADAGGREWLDGRVGRAERELSQAMRERGPFRDVLPGHVTLEGRAPTPFTGKLILLVDRGCASACETSVMLARQIPGAIVVGENTEGTMKVGELRWYRLPESGLWLSAGTRVHRDPNPNGGFAEGRGFLPDLWLDGRDVDATVRALATCLTDGTCAPPPR; encoded by the coding sequence GTGCGCTCCACCCTCGTCCTCGCCCAGGTCCTCGCCTTCGCGCTCGCCGCCTGCGGCCCTCAGCGGCCCCCGCTCACGCCGGAGACCCGCGCCGCCTACCACGATCTGCGCGTCGCGCCGGAGCGCTGTCGGGAGCCGGCGGCCGAGGTCACGCGCGCTCAGGCGGTGCGCGATCTGAACGTGCTGGAGCGCGTGCTCACGCGCGGCTACGCGGGCTACGGCCTCCACTCACCCGAGCGCGTGCGCGACGCGATGGGAGACGCGCGCGGCTCGCTGCCCGATTCGCCGCTGAGCCCGTCCGCGTTCCGCGAGCACCTCTTCCGACACATCGCCTTCCTCGACGACAACCACGTGGGGCTCTGGTTCTACGACGACGAGGGCCGCCACTTCCGGGCCACGAGCCGGCACCGACAGGCGTATCTCGCCGACGCGCGCTTCGAGCGCACGCCAGGAGGTTTCCTGGATTCCGAGGGGCGTCAACTCGTCGCGTGTGGAGACCAAGCCCCCGAGGCCATCCTGCGCCCCGTCGCCGCACCACCTTCCGTCGCGTGGGCGCCGATCTTGCTCTCACCGGAGCGCGTCCACGCGCTGTCCTGCACCGTGACGCGCAGCGAGCGCGAGGAGGAGGTCGTCTACCCCGCGCGTCGCCTCGGGCTCGGGCGGAGCGGAGGGCCGCCCTTCGAGCGCGCGGACGCGCCGTTCCCCTGGCTCCGCGTGCGCACCCTCGCGTACAGCCGCCGCGGCGCGCTCGAGGCGTTCGTACAGAGCGCCGAGCAGGTCCGCGACGCGCCGGTGGTCGTGCTCGATCTCCGCCGCGCGGGTGGAGGCAGCGACCGGTTCCTCGTGCGGTGGTTCTCGCGGCTGACATCGCGCGAGCTCTCCTACTGGGCCGTCGAGGACCTCCGCAGCGAGGTCACGCTCCAGGGCGCGCTCAACTTCTGGGGCTGCGTTCGATCCTTCAGCGGCGCCGACGCGGGCGGCCGCGAGTGGCTCGACGGCCGCGTCGGGCGCGCCGAGCGCGAGCTGAGCCAGGCCATGCGAGAGCGCGGACCGTTCCGCGACGTCCTCCCCGGCCACGTCACCCTCGAGGGCCGCGCGCCGACGCCTTTCACCGGCAAGCTCATCCTGCTCGTCGACCGCGGCTGCGCGAGCGCGTGCGAGACCAGCGTCATGCTCGCCCGCCAGATCCCGGGCGCCATCGTCGTCGGCGAGAACACCGAGGGCACGATGAAGGTGGGTGAGCTCCGCTGGTATCGCCTCCCCGAGAGCGGCCTCTGGCTGAGCGCCGGCACCCGCGTGCACCGCGACCCCAACCCGAACGGCGGCTTCGCCGAGGGCCGCGGCTTCCTCCCCGATCTCTGGCTCGACGGCCGCGACGTCGACGCCACCGTGCGCGCCCTCGCCACCTGCCTCACCGACGGCACCTGCGCCCCGCCGCCCCGCTGA
- a CDS encoding ATP-binding protein, whose translation MKEGQVEAPWREPALARGISWVLVLGSLVAALTVGLVWAQDPVGLLAPSYASMMLLFAGLLAVRFLRMPFRWRAISFVAVLAMLGSMALLNFGLAPGPFIALCLATVTAGAFLGRAALLLTLVTTTASVIAAGWLVTRGLVAPVSDTFVTSDLTHWIRAALEYALFGGSVAAVIMQLVVQLERREVAKARAQRLEALGRLAGGVAHDFNNALQVIFVWRELLADHDDVEVREAMDEIHASAEHASRLTAQLLAFGRRDIWSPRVLDLREEVERWSASMRRMVPEDVVVTTVCDGDPTVRCDPGQIEQILLNLVINARDALDGAGHVDIQLDEIPSSEVPGAGIRSSRVARLRVRDDGPGMTAEVRQRVFEPFFSTKKSMGTGLGLSIVYAAVQRAGGIVQVASEPGEGAVFTVYLPCIEEVEAEAEERPSRPTDRRAEGVILLAEDEPLIRRSLASVLRGAGYTVLEAEDGDRAMETVETHQGPIDVLCTDGVMPGVSTRSVIARFRELHPEGRVLLCSGHVEEELMRRDLRTEQLEVLPKPFAPKQLLARLQK comes from the coding sequence GTGAAGGAAGGGCAGGTCGAAGCTCCTTGGCGAGAGCCGGCGCTGGCGCGGGGCATCTCCTGGGTGCTGGTGCTCGGCTCGCTCGTCGCCGCGCTGACCGTGGGCCTCGTGTGGGCCCAGGACCCGGTGGGCCTGCTCGCGCCCAGCTACGCGTCGATGATGCTCCTCTTCGCCGGGCTGCTCGCGGTCCGCTTCCTGCGCATGCCCTTCCGCTGGCGAGCGATCTCGTTCGTCGCGGTGCTCGCGATGCTGGGCTCGATGGCGCTCCTGAACTTCGGGCTCGCCCCTGGCCCATTCATCGCGCTCTGCCTGGCCACCGTCACCGCCGGGGCGTTCCTCGGGCGCGCGGCGCTCCTCCTCACCCTCGTCACCACCACCGCCTCCGTCATCGCCGCGGGGTGGCTCGTCACGCGAGGTCTCGTCGCTCCGGTCAGTGACACCTTCGTCACCTCCGACCTCACGCACTGGATCCGCGCCGCGCTCGAGTACGCGCTCTTCGGCGGCAGCGTCGCCGCGGTCATCATGCAGCTCGTCGTGCAGCTGGAGCGCCGCGAGGTGGCCAAGGCGCGCGCGCAGCGGCTCGAGGCGCTCGGGCGGCTCGCGGGCGGCGTCGCGCACGACTTCAACAACGCGCTCCAGGTCATCTTCGTCTGGCGCGAGCTGCTCGCCGACCACGACGACGTCGAGGTGCGTGAGGCGATGGACGAGATCCACGCGTCCGCCGAGCACGCGAGCCGGCTGACCGCGCAGCTCCTCGCGTTCGGTCGCCGCGACATCTGGTCGCCGCGCGTCCTCGACCTGCGCGAGGAGGTCGAGCGCTGGAGCGCGTCGATGCGTCGTATGGTCCCCGAGGACGTGGTGGTGACCACGGTGTGCGACGGCGATCCCACGGTGCGCTGCGACCCGGGTCAGATCGAGCAGATCCTCCTGAACTTGGTCATCAACGCACGGGACGCGCTCGACGGAGCGGGCCACGTCGACATCCAGCTCGACGAGATCCCCTCCAGCGAGGTGCCCGGCGCCGGCATCCGGTCGTCGCGCGTCGCGCGGCTGAGGGTGCGGGACGACGGGCCGGGCATGACGGCGGAGGTTCGCCAGCGCGTCTTCGAGCCCTTCTTCAGCACCAAGAAGAGCATGGGGACGGGGCTCGGTCTCTCGATCGTCTACGCCGCCGTGCAGCGCGCGGGGGGGATCGTGCAGGTCGCCTCCGAGCCGGGCGAGGGGGCCGTGTTCACGGTCTACTTGCCGTGCATCGAAGAGGTCGAGGCCGAGGCGGAGGAGCGGCCGTCGCGCCCCACGGATCGGCGGGCCGAGGGCGTGATCCTGCTCGCCGAGGACGAGCCCCTGATCCGGCGCAGCCTCGCCTCGGTACTGCGCGGCGCGGGCTACACGGTGCTGGAGGCGGAGGACGGTGACCGCGCGATGGAGACCGTCGAGACGCACCAGGGACCGATCGACGTGCTCTGCACCGACGGGGTGATGCCGGGGGTGTCGACCCGGAGCGTCATCGCGCGCTTCCGCGAGCTCCACCCCGAGGGCCGCGTGCTGCTCTGCTCCGGCCACGTGGAGGAGGAGCTGATGCGACGCGATCTCCGCACCGAGCAGCTCGAGGTGCTGCCCAAGCCCTTCGCGCCCAAGCAGCTCCTCGCGCGCCTGCAGAAGTAG
- a CDS encoding GMC family oxidoreductase yields the protein MIETFDYVVVGGGSAGCIVAAELSADPSVRVLLLERGDDALEHPETLRADGYKDAFANDALVLERFSVHGERWGSRRLFMGSGHGLGGSGNINGMVYTRGAKVDYDAFPKGWRWADVAPDFEQIERELRPQPRAPTTFTEVCLDAAEAAGFARSSDLNDGDLSGVLGYEHMNYEGEGRRSSYVAFLQPALGRDNLIVRTNAKVERLTVDERGVTGVRYAWEGADHEARAAREVAMCAGALETPRILMLSGIGPSGALRHVGLPAVHDVPGVGENLHDHPNVCLFFRGQREVDCNYPQLYGFHRANAATDLPEGASDTCYVFYPARSSLKEAMMRILPGLVLPEALYDIPAMPKMVRGGVQLAFGPQAMRDAVKRVYGIVVILGKPKSRGRVRLQASSPSAPAAIDPGYFADPEDMETMLLGVERARRIAGAPPLRSWGNAELFPGMLGRSRDALEGWIRQNVMTTYHYAGTCAMGENGASVCDPRLRVRGVRGLRIADASAIPFTPVSALNAPSMLVGWRAARFMREETPTVDA from the coding sequence ATGATCGAGACCTTCGACTACGTCGTGGTCGGCGGAGGATCGGCCGGCTGCATCGTCGCGGCCGAGCTGAGCGCCGATCCGTCCGTGCGCGTGCTCCTGCTCGAGCGAGGGGACGATGCGCTCGAGCACCCCGAGACGCTGCGCGCCGACGGCTACAAGGACGCCTTCGCGAACGACGCGCTCGTGCTCGAGCGCTTCAGCGTGCACGGCGAGCGCTGGGGAAGCCGCCGCCTGTTCATGGGCTCGGGCCACGGGCTCGGCGGCAGCGGCAACATCAACGGCATGGTCTACACGCGCGGCGCGAAGGTGGACTACGACGCCTTCCCGAAGGGCTGGCGCTGGGCCGACGTCGCGCCGGACTTCGAGCAGATCGAGCGGGAGCTCCGCCCGCAGCCGCGCGCTCCGACCACCTTCACCGAGGTGTGCCTCGACGCGGCCGAGGCGGCCGGCTTCGCCCGCTCGTCCGACCTGAACGACGGCGACCTCAGCGGCGTGCTCGGCTACGAGCACATGAACTACGAGGGCGAGGGGCGCCGCAGCAGCTACGTCGCCTTCCTGCAGCCCGCGCTCGGGCGCGACAACCTCATCGTGCGCACCAACGCCAAGGTCGAGCGGCTCACCGTCGACGAGCGCGGCGTCACCGGCGTGCGCTACGCGTGGGAGGGCGCGGACCACGAGGCGCGCGCCGCCCGTGAGGTCGCGATGTGCGCGGGGGCCCTCGAGACGCCGCGCATCCTCATGCTCTCCGGGATCGGCCCGAGCGGCGCGCTGCGTCATGTCGGCTTGCCCGCCGTGCACGACGTGCCAGGCGTGGGCGAGAATCTGCACGACCACCCGAACGTCTGCCTCTTCTTCCGCGGCCAGCGCGAGGTCGACTGCAACTACCCGCAGCTCTACGGCTTCCACCGCGCAAACGCTGCCACCGATCTCCCCGAGGGCGCGAGCGACACCTGCTACGTCTTCTACCCCGCGCGCAGCTCGCTCAAGGAGGCGATGATGCGCATCCTGCCCGGGCTCGTGCTGCCCGAGGCGCTCTACGACATCCCGGCGATGCCGAAGATGGTGCGCGGCGGCGTCCAGCTCGCGTTCGGCCCACAGGCGATGCGCGACGCCGTCAAGCGCGTGTACGGCATCGTCGTCATCCTCGGCAAGCCCAAGAGCCGAGGTCGCGTGCGGCTCCAGGCCTCGAGCCCGAGCGCCCCCGCCGCCATCGACCCCGGCTACTTCGCCGACCCCGAAGACATGGAGACCATGCTCCTCGGCGTCGAGCGCGCGCGCCGCATCGCGGGCGCGCCCCCGCTGCGGAGCTGGGGCAACGCCGAGCTCTTCCCCGGCATGCTCGGCCGCTCGCGCGACGCGCTCGAGGGATGGATTCGGCAAAACGTGATGACCACGTACCACTACGCTGGCACCTGCGCGATGGGCGAGAACGGGGCGAGCGTCTGCGACCCGCGCCTCCGGGTGCGTGGCGTCAGGGGGCTCCGCATCGCGGACGCGTCCGCCATCCCGTTCACGCCCGTCTCCGCCCTGAACGCGCCGTCGATGCTCGTGGGCTGGCGCGCCGCGCGCTTCATGCGTGAGGAGACGCCGACCGTCGACGCCTGA
- a CDS encoding aldehyde dehydrogenase family protein, which produces MQNVAIERAGAPDTIDCREPATHAPLGKVPVDGPDAVRAKVARARVAQKDWAESTFRERRKLLSTILAHVLDHADELCEVVVRDAGKTRENAVMGEIWPVCEKLRWTIRNGEKHLRPERMSSGLFLHKKATVLYQPLGVIGVICPWNYPLQNVLGPTIPALFAGNAVVVKVSEQVAWSSARIQRIFDEAFDALGYPRDTVQIVNGYGETGAALVRSGVDKIIFTGSVPNGRRILEGSVENITPVVLELGGKDPFIVCEDAHMEQAVHAALTGVFIAAGQNCMAAERVLVHAKVYDEFVGHIVSEVRALRMGDAPAGGVDVGALVSQQQVEIVERLVKDALANGARALVGGKRSDRPGQFFEPTVLVDVTPDMAIMNEEVFGPVMCIHRYESDDDAIAIANGTRFGLGSTVMSRSHTRARRLAERLRVGSCTVNDFGFTYMAQDLPFGGVDASGFGRLNGREGLRGCTNQKAILEDRLPLHMPAKLYPVKPEVYSLVRGTLRALYQPTLRGRARAVVELAKSLRR; this is translated from the coding sequence ATGCAGAACGTCGCCATCGAGCGGGCCGGCGCGCCCGACACCATCGACTGCCGCGAGCCGGCCACCCACGCGCCGCTCGGCAAGGTCCCGGTCGACGGCCCCGACGCCGTCCGCGCGAAGGTCGCGCGCGCGCGCGTCGCCCAGAAGGACTGGGCCGAGAGCACGTTCCGCGAGCGGCGGAAGCTCCTGTCGACGATCCTCGCCCACGTCCTCGACCACGCGGACGAGCTCTGCGAGGTCGTCGTGCGCGACGCGGGCAAGACCCGCGAGAACGCGGTGATGGGCGAGATCTGGCCCGTCTGCGAGAAGCTCCGCTGGACGATCCGCAACGGCGAGAAGCACCTCCGCCCCGAGCGCATGTCGAGCGGCCTCTTCCTGCACAAGAAGGCCACCGTCCTCTACCAGCCGCTCGGCGTCATCGGCGTGATCTGCCCGTGGAACTACCCGCTGCAGAACGTGCTCGGCCCGACCATCCCCGCGCTCTTCGCGGGCAACGCGGTCGTGGTGAAGGTCTCGGAGCAGGTCGCGTGGTCCTCCGCGCGCATCCAGCGGATCTTCGACGAGGCCTTCGACGCGCTGGGCTACCCGCGCGACACGGTGCAGATCGTCAACGGCTACGGCGAGACCGGCGCCGCGCTCGTGCGCTCCGGGGTCGACAAGATCATCTTCACGGGCTCGGTGCCCAACGGCCGGCGCATCCTCGAGGGCAGCGTCGAGAACATCACGCCCGTGGTCCTCGAGCTCGGCGGGAAAGACCCGTTCATCGTCTGCGAGGACGCCCACATGGAGCAGGCGGTGCACGCCGCGCTCACGGGCGTCTTCATCGCGGCCGGCCAGAACTGCATGGCGGCCGAGCGGGTCCTCGTGCACGCGAAGGTCTACGACGAGTTCGTCGGCCACATCGTCAGCGAGGTGCGCGCGCTCCGCATGGGAGACGCGCCCGCGGGCGGCGTCGACGTCGGCGCGCTCGTCTCGCAGCAGCAGGTCGAGATCGTCGAGAGGCTGGTGAAGGACGCGCTGGCCAACGGCGCGCGCGCGCTCGTCGGCGGCAAGCGCAGCGATCGACCGGGGCAGTTCTTCGAGCCCACCGTGCTGGTCGACGTCACGCCCGACATGGCCATCATGAACGAAGAGGTCTTTGGTCCGGTGATGTGCATCCACCGCTACGAGAGCGACGACGACGCGATCGCCATCGCCAACGGCACGCGCTTCGGGCTGGGCTCCACGGTCATGAGCCGCTCGCACACCCGCGCCCGCCGGCTCGCCGAGCGCCTGCGCGTCGGCTCCTGCACAGTCAACGACTTCGGCTTCACCTACATGGCGCAGGACCTGCCCTTCGGCGGCGTGGACGCCAGCGGCTTCGGTCGCCTGAACGGCCGCGAGGGGCTGCGGGGCTGCACCAACCAGAAGGCGATCCTCGAGGATCGGCTGCCGCTGCACATGCCGGCCAAGCTCTACCCGGTCAAGCCCGAGGTCTACTCGCTCGTGCGCGGGACCCTGCGCGCGCTCTACCAGCCCACCCTGCGCGGTCGGGCCAGGGCGGTGGTCGAGCTCGCGAAGAGCCTGCGTCGATGA
- a CDS encoding cytochrome P450, with translation MFLRRPEVPDGLKLAPELSRGLPLVGHTVEFVRDTIGMLERANHELGEIAAVRVAGRRMVALFGPEAHEAVFRAKDAVLDPREAYKIMTPVFGEGMVYDATPEKMAEQFKMLLPALKDRRMRTYGETILDEVERSVADWGDEGEVDVVDYCRVLTNFTSSRCLIGEEFRERMTDEFARIYHDLERGVTPLAYIDANLPIPSFKKRDQARVRLVKLIGEIIEERKRTGRTGEDFLQTLMEARYEDGAALTHDEITGMLLAAMFAGHHTSSVTTAWALIELCRHPAYMRRVVAELDEVYGADGQTDYASLRNIPVTEHAVKETLRLYPPLFLLIRVVQKDWVYKGHHLPKGTWVLVSPTVSQRDRAVFTHPYTFDPDRFAEPRSEGKKDWAFIAFGGGRHKCLGNAFALLQIKAILGTLLRRYEFELVDPKVKPDFHGLVIGPSEPCRLRYRKRAELSVTPAVSTGEPASVGDEAREEVKEEAVAPAPKRERVQLHIALDLDVCQGHAVCVNEAPEVFYLDDETGKVAVHTDRPDPKHNDAVRAAADYCPQRTIQLEEEALSQEALPQDDASLPSGCPVAH, from the coding sequence ATGTTCCTGCGTCGACCCGAAGTCCCGGATGGATTGAAGCTGGCCCCCGAGCTGTCCCGCGGCCTCCCGCTGGTGGGGCACACGGTGGAGTTCGTGCGCGACACGATCGGCATGCTCGAGCGGGCGAACCACGAGCTCGGCGAGATCGCCGCCGTGCGCGTGGCCGGCCGCCGCATGGTGGCGCTCTTCGGACCCGAGGCGCACGAGGCCGTCTTCCGCGCGAAGGACGCGGTGCTCGACCCGCGCGAGGCCTACAAGATCATGACCCCCGTCTTCGGCGAGGGGATGGTCTACGACGCCACGCCCGAGAAGATGGCGGAGCAGTTCAAGATGCTGCTCCCCGCGCTCAAGGATCGGCGCATGCGCACCTACGGGGAGACCATCCTCGACGAGGTGGAGCGGAGCGTGGCCGACTGGGGCGACGAGGGCGAGGTCGACGTCGTCGACTACTGCCGCGTGCTGACCAACTTCACCTCCTCGCGCTGCCTCATCGGCGAGGAGTTCCGCGAGCGCATGACGGACGAGTTCGCGCGCATCTACCACGACCTCGAGCGTGGCGTGACGCCGCTCGCCTACATCGACGCGAACCTGCCCATCCCGAGCTTCAAGAAGCGCGATCAGGCGCGCGTCCGGCTCGTGAAGCTCATCGGCGAGATCATCGAGGAGCGCAAGCGCACCGGGCGCACGGGCGAGGACTTCCTGCAGACCCTGATGGAGGCGCGCTACGAGGACGGCGCCGCGCTGACGCACGACGAGATCACCGGCATGCTGCTCGCCGCGATGTTCGCCGGGCACCACACCAGCTCGGTCACCACCGCGTGGGCGCTGATCGAGCTCTGTCGCCACCCCGCCTACATGCGCCGCGTGGTCGCGGAGCTCGACGAGGTCTACGGGGCCGACGGCCAGACCGACTACGCGTCGCTGCGGAACATCCCGGTCACCGAGCACGCCGTCAAGGAGACGCTCCGGCTCTACCCGCCGCTCTTCCTGCTCATCCGCGTGGTCCAGAAGGACTGGGTCTACAAGGGGCACCACCTGCCCAAGGGCACCTGGGTGCTCGTCTCCCCGACCGTCTCGCAGCGGGACCGCGCGGTCTTCACGCACCCCTACACATTCGACCCGGACCGCTTCGCCGAGCCGCGGAGCGAGGGCAAGAAGGACTGGGCCTTCATCGCCTTCGGCGGCGGCCGCCACAAGTGTCTCGGCAACGCGTTCGCGCTGCTCCAGATCAAGGCGATCCTCGGCACCCTGCTGCGCCGCTACGAGTTCGAGCTGGTGGACCCGAAGGTGAAGCCGGACTTCCACGGCCTCGTGATCGGACCGTCGGAGCCCTGCCGCCTGCGCTACCGCAAGCGCGCCGAGCTGAGCGTGACGCCCGCCGTCTCGACGGGCGAGCCCGCCTCCGTAGGCGACGAGGCGCGCGAAGAGGTGAAGGAAGAGGCGGTCGCGCCGGCGCCGAAGCGCGAGCGCGTCCAGCTCCACATCGCGCTCGACCTCGACGTCTGCCAGGGCCACGCGGTCTGCGTGAACGAGGCGCCCGAGGTCTTCTACCTCGATGACGAGACCGGCAAGGTCGCCGTGCACACGGACCGACCCGACCCGAAGCACAACGACGCGGTGCGCGCGGCGGCGGACTACTGCCCTCAGCGCACGATCCAGCTCGAAGAAGAGGCACTGTCCCAGGAGGCGCTGCCGCAGGACGACGCCTCGCTCCCCAGCGGCTGCCCCGTCGCGCACTGA